The Mytilus edulis chromosome 12, xbMytEdul2.2, whole genome shotgun sequence genome contains a region encoding:
- the LOC139497449 gene encoding uncharacterized protein, producing the protein MDVIQRRLTDIQRIEKQNFKAKQNKKFKRDRLNQQSSVFEEDQTLNLLKESKSKQPRKRRFKKQKHTVQDKLVVNLSSIELTTSEEKLLSKGLNFCPAPATVNNLQLETDVEAFARRLRLKEHFNRQQKKNLKEAGMNESDYESDEGDICIPKFKKKSKWNPPKSKNDNLESFITSVKAEVRSSISGKQVKNISKSESQAMINLKDRNEIVIKQADKGSAVVVMNKADYIEEGNRQLSNAKFYKELACDPTKEISKKINDVLSEMNKDKQIDDDTYDYLRPDETCTAGRFYLLPKLHKEGIPGRPIVSANGHPTEKISEFVDYHLRPHVKQLPSHIQDTTDYLKKLNSLSPLPNNTILVSMDVCSLYTNIPKDEGIAACEKVWNTRKDKHPQTDCLVQLLKLVLENNNFIFNDKHFLQIDGTSMGTKMAPSFANIFMGDLEERILLSVPYKPLSWLRFIDDIDMKWNDTAEHLQDFLDHCNQFHHSIKFTSEFSSEKIGFLDTTTFVKNGIMTTDLHTKKTDKHQFLSPKSCHPKHCSRSIPYSQAIRLKRICSSESKLNYRLGQLKTQLKSRGYKTKNITDAFDKAQEKDRASLMEYKDKTTRADRIPLFDDIPTDLLHMFEVHFGRTNIVTYGNAGGKQLKLANASWSGLDCNSYVPLWVSWMNRTIKVGTGTKIAGSILFSLTGINYNANINNIMVFSHNPADWIFDFPAEEITELETVSTTETMTKLRKSNILKTTDLSSKNYSCYCLCSNINNFSFKEDDLFKKIEQIRSDLVVDTKIQQSSA; encoded by the exons ATGGACGTAATTCAAAGAAGACTTACCGACATTCAAAGAATAGAGAAACAAAATTTCAAagctaaacaaaataaaaagttcaaacgAGACCGTTTAAACCAACAAAGTTCCGTTTTTGAAGAAGATCAAACTTTAAACTTGTTAAAAGAGAGTAAATCAAAACAACCGAGGAAAAGACGTTTTAAAAAACAGAAACACACAGTTCAAGATAAGTTAGTTGTCAATCTGTCATCAATAGAACTAACTACCTCTGAAGAAAAACTATTGAGTAAAGGCCTTAATTTCTGTCCAGCTCCAGCAACCGTCAACAATTTACAACTTGAGACAGATGTAGAAGCATTTGCCAGGCGTCTTCGGTTGAAAGAACATTTCAATAGACAACagaagaaaaatttaaaagaagccGGAATGAATGAATCTGATTATGAGAGTGATGAAGGAGACATAtgcattccaaaatttaaaaagaaaagtaaatgGAATCCCCCTAAAAGCAAAAACGACAATTTGGAATCATTCATCACATCAGTCAAAGCTGAAGTCAGATCTTCAATCAGTGGTAAACAAgtcaaaaatatttcaaagtcaGAAAGTCAAGCCATGATAAACTTAAAAGACCGTAACGAAATTGTTATCAAACAAGCTGACAAAGGAAGTGCCGTTGTAGTGATGAACAAGGCAGACTACATCGAAGAAGGAAATCGTCAACTCTCAAACGCTAAATTTTATAAAGAACTAGCATGTGATCCAACCAAAGAAATCAGCAAAAAAATTAATGACGTCCTCTCAGAaatgaataaagataaacaaattgaTGACGATACGTACGATTATCTACGTCCAGACGAAACGTGCACAGCCGGTCGATTTTACTTACTTCCAAAACTCCACAAAGAAGGGATCCCAGGGAGACCTATAGTATCAGCTAATGGCCATCCCACCGAAAAAATTTCAGAATTTGTTGATTACCACCTCAGACCACATGTTAAACAACTACCATCTCATATTCAAGATACGACTGACTATTTGAAGAAATTGAATTCCTTAAGTCCTTTACCTAACAACACAATTTTGGTTTCAATGGATGTGTGTTCTTTATACACAAATATTCCAAAAGATGAAGGAATTGCCGCGTGTGAAAAAGTATGGAATACTCGAAAGGATAAACATCCCCAAACTGACTGTCTAGTTCAATTGCTCAAGCTAGTACTTGAAAATAACAACTTTATTTTCAACGACAAGCACTTTTTACAGATTGACGGAACTAGTATGGGAACAAAAATGGCACCTTCTTTTGCCAACATTTTTATGGGGGATCTCGAAGAACGCATCCTTTTAAGTGTGCCATACAAACCCTTGTCATGGCTCCGTTTTATTGATGATATTGACATGAAATGGAACGATACTGCAGAACATTTGCAAGATTTTCTAGATCATTGTAATCAGTTCCATCACTCAATTAAATTTACATCTGAATTTTCAAGCGAGAAAATTGGTTTTCTCGACACCACCACATTTGTAAAAAACGGGATCATGACAACTGATCTCCACACAAAGAAAACTGATAAACACCAGTTCCTTTCTCCAAAAAGttgtcacccgaaacactgctccAGGAGTATACCTTACAGTCAAGCCATCAGACTAAAGCGAATTTGCTCCTCGGAATCCAAACTTAACTATCGTTTGGGACAACTAAAAACACAGCTGAAATCAAGAGgatataaaaccaaaaacatcaCAGACGCTTTTGATAAAGCCCAAGAAAAAGATCGAGCTAGCCTCATGGAATACAAAGATAAGACGACCCGTGCAGATAGAATTCC CCTGTTTGATGACATACCTACTGATTTATTGCATATGTTCGAGGTACATTTTGGCAGAACAAATATTGTTACTTATGGCAATGCAGGAGGAAAACAACTGAAACTAGCCAATGCATCATGGTCAGGACTTGATTGCAACTCTTACGTACCTTTATGGGTTTCCTGGATGAATCGAACCATCAAGGTTGGAACAGGTACCAAGATTGCGGGAAGCATATTATTCAGTTTAACTGGCATCAATTATAATgccaatataaataatattatggtATTCTCGCATAATCCAGCCGActggatatttgattttcctGCAGAAGAAATCACAG aGTTGGAAACTGTAAGCACTACAGAAACAATGACTAAATTAAGAAAATCAAACATTCTTAAAACAACAGATCTTTCATCAAAAAATTATTCTTGTTATTGTTTGTGTAGTAATATAAACAACTTCTCATTCAAAGAAGATGATCTCTTCAAAAAGATTGAACAGATAAGATCAGACCTGGTTGTGGATACAAAAA TTCAGCAATCAAGTGCTTGA